The Candidatus Latescibacterota bacterium genome window below encodes:
- a CDS encoding response regulator, giving the protein MKSREIILVVDDSSVIRKRMKAILTGNGYEVILRDNGEAGVLAALEYAPDLIIMDLNMPGMDGFTASVMLKKYSQTRMIPIAVFTDENETRRKVEFFEVGVEDFIIKNADEAEVIARVSGLLRWKRNREELLSEKSRLGNLVDSLSDLVITFDTNDKIVFYNRVAAARFTLIPELIQEMTIYDVLPDSEAGRSLTENIRSREEIQGFEMDVEHHKGKVRSYEVDINRVYVELSDDVGGAFVLRDVTAEKEAEKLKAEFYSMMAHEMRTPISVVLGYTQLILDRRAGEISELQEEFLRGVEDKGKALLTLVDDFLEVSRLEGKFVKLDRSEFDFRQMVEKSVSGIRLLADNKSIKLDTSFDGSPTQIVADRDKLEHVMTNLVENAIKYTEEGGSVSVRCNCSNGSVKVEVEDTGIGMSEEEITCIFDRFKRLGKAEKKKIKGTGLGLAIVKEIVDAHDGTIRVESRDGVGSLFHLWIPSYSGDESVSGVAERDQSDMLPVPE; this is encoded by the coding sequence GTGAAATCCAGAGAGATCATACTCGTAGTCGATGATTCGAGTGTTATCCGAAAGAGGATGAAAGCAATCCTTACTGGCAATGGCTATGAAGTGATCCTTCGAGACAATGGCGAGGCTGGTGTCCTGGCCGCTCTCGAATATGCCCCGGATCTGATAATCATGGATCTCAATATGCCGGGGATGGACGGGTTCACCGCGAGCGTAATGCTCAAGAAATATTCCCAGACCCGTATGATTCCGATCGCCGTATTTACGGACGAAAACGAAACGAGGCGAAAAGTAGAGTTTTTCGAAGTCGGTGTAGAGGATTTTATTATCAAGAATGCTGATGAAGCCGAGGTCATCGCCAGGGTAAGTGGGCTTCTTCGCTGGAAAAGAAACAGGGAAGAATTGTTGAGTGAGAAGAGCAGGCTCGGCAATCTTGTCGATTCACTCAGCGATCTCGTGATAACTTTCGATACGAACGACAAGATAGTATTCTACAATCGCGTAGCCGCTGCCAGGTTCACCCTCATACCTGAGCTCATACAGGAAATGACTATTTATGATGTTCTTCCCGATTCCGAAGCAGGCAGGAGCCTGACGGAAAATATCAGGTCCAGAGAAGAAATACAGGGCTTCGAGATGGATGTCGAGCATCATAAAGGAAAAGTAAGGTCGTACGAAGTCGATATTAACAGGGTGTATGTAGAGTTGAGCGATGATGTCGGGGGCGCTTTCGTCCTCAGGGATGTGACGGCCGAGAAAGAAGCGGAAAAGTTGAAAGCCGAATTCTATTCGATGATGGCCCACGAGATGAGGACGCCTATCAGCGTTGTGCTCGGTTACACCCAACTGATCCTGGACAGGAGAGCCGGAGAGATATCGGAACTTCAGGAAGAGTTTCTCAGGGGAGTGGAGGATAAAGGTAAGGCTCTATTGACCCTGGTCGATGATTTTCTGGAAGTATCCAGGCTCGAAGGCAAGTTTGTGAAGCTGGACAGGTCTGAATTCGATTTCCGCCAGATGGTCGAGAAGTCGGTCTCGGGCATAAGACTTCTTGCCGATAACAAGAGTATCAAGCTTGACACTTCTTTCGATGGTTCCCCGACGCAGATCGTCGCCGACAGGGATAAGCTGGAACATGTCATGACGAACCTTGTTGAAAACGCGATAAAATACACCGAGGAAGGCGGTAGCGTCTCAGTAAGATGCAATTGCTCGAACGGAAGCGTGAAGGTCGAGGTCGAAGATACCGGGATCGGAATGTCCGAAGAAGAGATCACTTGTATATTCGATAGATTCAAACGTCTGGGAAAAGCCGAGAAAAAGAAGATCAAGGGAACCGGCCTTGGCCTCGCGATCGTAAAAGAGATCGTGGATGCCCATGATGGTACTATCAGAGTAGAGAGCAGGGATGGTGTCGGTAGTCTGTTCCATTTGTGGATACCATCTTATTCCGGCGATGAATCCGTTTCAGGTGTGGCGGAGAGGGATCAGTCAGATATGCTTCCTGTCCCGGAATGA
- a CDS encoding flagellar basal body L-ring protein FlgH, with protein sequence MMYRGLATICFLLIVISSGAYAQRPLWDEQGSLYSNLKAYRVGDVVTVIIQEQSSASSNAKTDTKVKAEAKSGPGLGTLDFVSLWGLTSESKYKGDAKTSRSGQLSARITVRICEILGNGDYRVEGNREVNINGEREKISLSGIIRSRDIKSDNTIMSTYVADAKILYDGKGPVDSGHEPGILTKMINWIF encoded by the coding sequence ATGATGTACAGAGGCCTTGCGACGATCTGTTTTCTGCTGATTGTGATTTCTTCCGGTGCGTACGCTCAGCGGCCTCTATGGGACGAGCAGGGCTCCCTGTATTCGAATCTCAAGGCTTACAGGGTCGGGGATGTCGTCACTGTGATCATCCAGGAACAGTCGTCTGCCTCGAGTAACGCTAAAACGGATACCAAGGTCAAGGCGGAAGCAAAAAGTGGCCCGGGGCTCGGGACCCTGGATTTCGTTTCACTCTGGGGACTCACCAGCGAGAGCAAGTATAAGGGAGACGCCAAGACTTCACGGTCGGGCCAGTTGTCGGCGAGAATAACGGTCAGGATATGCGAGATACTTGGTAACGGTGATTACCGGGTCGAAGGGAACAGGGAAGTAAATATCAATGGAGAGAGAGAGAAGATATCTCTGAGTGGGATCATCAGATCGAGAGATATCAAGTCGGACAATACGATCATGTCCACTTACGTTGCTGACGCGAAGATTCTGTATGACGGTAAGGGGCCGGTAGACTCAGGTCACGAACCCGGGATCCTGACAAAGATGATCAACTGGATATTCTAG
- the flgG gene encoding flagellar basal-body rod protein FlgG — translation MIRALSTATSGMKSQQIYIDNIANNLANVNTAGFKKTRVEFQDLLYERVGAVGSSRMTSTAEPAFNQIGHGVRLAATTRIYSQGSSQATENPMDLMIDGDGFFQVLLPDGSFAYTRDGTLKLDSEGNMVTASGFQLEPAVALPRETNHLMIAGDGMISVLLQSEEEPTDLGRFELVRFQNPSGLRSIGHNLYAETVASGSPILGNPGEEGIGTVQMGFLEMSNVSVIEEMIGMITAQRAYEINSKAVKTSEEMLQIAANLKR, via the coding sequence ATGATACGGGCTCTTTCTACAGCGACATCCGGAATGAAATCACAGCAGATATATATAGATAATATAGCGAATAACCTGGCGAATGTGAATACAGCCGGATTCAAGAAGACCAGAGTCGAATTTCAGGACCTGCTCTATGAGAGAGTCGGGGCTGTGGGTTCTTCGAGGATGACATCAACGGCGGAACCGGCCTTCAACCAGATCGGACATGGAGTAAGGCTGGCCGCTACTACCCGTATCTACAGCCAGGGATCATCTCAGGCAACGGAAAACCCCATGGATCTGATGATCGATGGAGACGGATTCTTTCAGGTACTCCTTCCTGATGGCTCATTTGCATACACAAGGGACGGTACTCTGAAACTGGATTCTGAAGGGAACATGGTCACGGCTTCCGGGTTTCAGCTCGAGCCGGCGGTGGCCCTTCCCAGAGAGACAAATCATCTGATGATCGCCGGTGACGGTATGATATCGGTTCTGCTTCAGTCGGAAGAAGAACCTACAGACCTCGGAAGATTCGAGCTGGTCAGGTTCCAGAATCCATCTGGTCTCAGGAGCATAGGTCACAACCTCTATGCCGAGACTGTCGCCAGCGGGTCGCCCATCCTTGGAAATCCTGGAGAGGAAGGGATCGGTACTGTGCAGATGGGCTTCCTGGAGATGAGTAATGTCAGCGTCATCGAAGAGATGATAGGGATGATCACGGCGCAGAGGGCGTATGAGATAAATTCGAAAGCTGTGAAGACTTCAGAAGAGATGCTGCAGATAGCGGCAAACCTCAAGAGGTAG
- the csrA gene encoding carbon storage regulator CsrA, with protein sequence MLVLTRKIQEKIVISTNIIVTVLNIDGDQVKLGIQAPRSVSVHRQEIFDEIFKSNYDALLQKKDRDAAFQSIIKKKQEAGGSGLDRT encoded by the coding sequence ATGCTTGTTCTGACAAGGAAGATCCAGGAAAAAATCGTCATATCGACGAATATCATAGTAACTGTTCTCAATATCGACGGTGACCAGGTGAAGCTGGGGATACAGGCGCCAAGGAGCGTCAGTGTACACCGCCAGGAGATCTTTGACGAGATATTCAAGTCCAACTATGACGCTCTCCTGCAAAAGAAGGACAGGGACGCAGCCTTTCAATCTATTATCAAAAAGAAACAAGAGGCAGGAGGAAGCGGACTGGACAGGACATAA
- the flgN gene encoding flagellar export chaperone FlgN, giving the protein MMAVRILETDNFEGRVSDLCDIMNSETDLCRELLELSRTEQGFLIKNDLENLANNTDRMKSAVEFLKESQDSRHECMGSIASLMEVEEDKMTIRSIRENVRVTLSEKLKNTSRELTKVGEKLYRTNHNTVYLIDFSLDLLEQQNRLWVELVSDKEEGYSDGSRKGKTRTFPLLVEKKV; this is encoded by the coding sequence ATGATGGCAGTCAGGATTCTGGAGACTGATAACTTCGAAGGTCGGGTATCGGATCTGTGCGATATCATGAACAGCGAGACGGATCTCTGCAGGGAGCTGCTTGAGCTGTCACGTACCGAGCAGGGTTTTCTTATCAAAAACGATCTGGAGAATCTCGCGAACAATACTGACAGGATGAAGAGCGCTGTAGAATTTCTCAAGGAGAGCCAGGACAGTCGCCACGAGTGCATGGGGTCGATAGCGTCCCTAATGGAAGTCGAGGAAGACAAGATGACGATACGGTCGATCAGGGAGAATGTTCGCGTAACCCTTTCCGAAAAACTCAAGAACACAAGCAGAGAATTGACGAAGGTCGGCGAAAAACTATACAGGACCAATCACAACACGGTCTATCTTATTGATTTTTCCCTCGATCTTCTGGAGCAGCAGAACAGGCTCTGGGTGGAGCTTGTATCGGACAAGGAAGAAGGATATTCGGACGGGAGCAGGAAAGGGAAGACCAGGACATTCCCCCTGCTCGTAGAGAAGAAAGTCTGA
- a CDS encoding flagellar basal body P-ring protein FlgI: protein MSKAAKNNFRAVLLVIVIFMLLHLYIPVRVYGAVRVKDVTSIAGTNDIQLIGYGLIVGLNGTGDGNKSAFTVNSIVSMLEKLGMTVSPNDIKVKNVAAVVVTAELHPFTPVGTRMDVTVSSLGDASSLEGGQLLLTPLRAFDGLNYAVAQGAVSIGGFNIDAGAGNVLRKNHATVGRVPEGAIVRKQPEGEVAKNNHFTLTLNDPDYQSVTNIANQINFTYRMKLAEALNSRAVEIRVPPMYEKNPVAFIADIGRMEVQLDNPARVVINERTGTVVIGGDVSIEEVAIAHGNLQVEIRASYGVSQPMAFGEGESIIVPEIETRVEDKEARLFAIRDSNTVTDIAAALNELGITPRDMVAIFQALKRAGALKAELVIM from the coding sequence TTGTCGAAAGCGGCCAAGAATAATTTCCGTGCAGTCCTGCTGGTCATAGTGATCTTCATGCTCCTGCATCTTTACATCCCGGTCCGTGTGTACGGGGCTGTACGAGTGAAGGATGTCACCAGTATAGCCGGGACGAACGACATACAGTTAATAGGTTACGGACTTATCGTCGGATTGAACGGTACGGGCGATGGTAACAAGAGCGCATTCACCGTCAATTCGATTGTAAGCATGCTCGAAAAGCTGGGGATGACAGTTTCTCCCAATGATATCAAGGTGAAAAATGTGGCGGCAGTCGTTGTTACCGCTGAACTTCATCCATTCACTCCGGTGGGGACCAGAATGGATGTGACCGTGTCATCACTGGGTGATGCTTCGAGTCTTGAAGGTGGGCAACTGTTGCTGACTCCGCTGAGAGCTTTTGACGGTCTGAATTACGCGGTGGCCCAGGGGGCGGTGTCGATAGGAGGATTCAATATCGATGCAGGAGCGGGGAATGTTCTGAGGAAAAACCATGCAACGGTCGGAAGAGTGCCTGAAGGGGCTATAGTCAGAAAACAGCCCGAGGGTGAAGTGGCGAAGAACAATCATTTCACTTTGACCCTGAACGATCCGGATTACCAGTCGGTGACGAATATTGCGAACCAGATAAATTTTACATACAGGATGAAGCTGGCAGAGGCCCTCAATTCGAGGGCTGTGGAAATAAGAGTGCCTCCGATGTACGAGAAAAACCCGGTCGCGTTTATTGCCGATATAGGCAGGATGGAAGTCCAGCTCGACAATCCCGCGCGGGTCGTCATCAACGAGAGGACAGGAACGGTCGTGATAGGTGGCGACGTATCGATAGAGGAAGTAGCCATCGCTCACGGTAATCTTCAGGTCGAGATCAGAGCCAGTTACGGAGTAAGTCAGCCTATGGCCTTCGGTGAAGGAGAATCGATTATCGTTCCCGAGATCGAGACCAGGGTCGAAGACAAGGAAGCCAGATTATTCGCAATAAGGGATTCGAACACAGTCACTGATATCGCAGCAGCCTTGAACGAACTGGGCATAACTCCCAGGGACATGGTTGCAATCTTCCAGGCGTTAAAACGTGCGGGCGCGCTCAAAGCCGAGCTCGTGATCATGTAG
- a CDS encoding rod-binding protein, with amino-acid sequence MKAMMTNKISPAIGANRQIAEKAEIEKAARDFESILIGQFFKLMHSTIGDSGVIERSFSRKIYEEMMQDEIAKEFSKSGGLSLNKVLVDRFVRIQESNSRGRGTGEDGPRMLSIGQNGSMPVADRMMRLKENRTESNRYLPTRRLDSGKGRTEKVRINDGSQDSGD; translated from the coding sequence ATGAAAGCCATGATGACAAATAAGATATCTCCGGCTATCGGAGCGAATCGTCAGATTGCAGAAAAAGCAGAGATCGAAAAAGCGGCCAGAGATTTCGAATCGATCCTCATCGGTCAGTTTTTCAAACTTATGCATTCTACGATAGGGGATAGTGGTGTCATTGAGCGTTCTTTTTCAAGAAAGATCTATGAAGAGATGATGCAGGACGAGATCGCGAAGGAGTTTTCGAAAAGTGGTGGGCTGAGCCTGAACAAAGTGCTGGTCGACAGGTTTGTCCGTATCCAGGAATCGAATAGTCGGGGGCGGGGAACCGGCGAAGATGGGCCCAGAATGCTTTCTATCGGCCAGAATGGAAGCATGCCTGTGGCCGACAGGATGATGAGATTGAAAGAAAACAGGACTGAATCAAATAGATACCTGCCAACGCGCAGACTTGATTCCGGAAAGGGAAGAACTGAGAAAGTGAGGATTAATGATGGCAGTCAGGATTCTGGAGACTGA
- the flgK gene encoding flagellar hook-associated protein FlgK, with product MTTLFGMLEMNKRSLFTSQFSLQTTNNNISNINNPGYSRQEALLQSNIPTVSPVGILGNGVTVSTIRRATAEFYTRQLRDETSSMNGWNARSSTLSHMETIFNEPSDSGMANKIDEFFNSWNTLASEPESGSARIDIVESARSMCAMFHNMDESLQELRDNLNDQIVSDVGAVNELTEKIASLNNMIVEVESIGHTAGDYRDERDRLLQQLSGIIQVEIREDDFGSIDLFIRGVNVVHRSETVSLDIQQNDDGETVTMQVVLKGQHVSLNLGEGSLAGLLHSRDGYVNDTQESLDYLAASFIERVNELHNSGWSPEGSGFDFFRGTDAMTIDIAYAIESNPGIVASSYDGTVGDNSLANDIVALSINGISEDDPFTFNERYGSLVTTIGIHGSNAQDMLRNSNMIVSNLQLRKESITGVSLDEELVNLTRFQQSYEAAARVMTVVGEMIDSILDMR from the coding sequence ATGACGACTTTATTCGGAATGCTGGAGATGAACAAACGGAGTCTGTTTACTTCGCAGTTTTCGCTCCAAACCACGAATAACAACATATCGAATATCAATAACCCGGGATATTCAAGACAGGAAGCCCTCCTGCAGTCGAATATCCCGACAGTCTCACCTGTGGGAATCCTCGGGAATGGAGTGACGGTGTCCACGATAAGAAGGGCTACCGCTGAATTCTATACGAGGCAACTCCGTGACGAGACCTCATCGATGAATGGATGGAATGCAAGAAGTTCTACTTTATCCCATATGGAGACGATTTTCAACGAGCCGAGTGATTCCGGTATGGCAAACAAAATAGATGAGTTCTTCAATTCGTGGAACACTCTTGCCTCAGAGCCTGAAAGTGGATCGGCCAGGATCGATATCGTCGAATCAGCCAGAAGCATGTGTGCGATGTTCCATAATATGGATGAGTCTCTACAGGAACTCAGGGACAACCTGAATGATCAGATAGTATCAGATGTTGGAGCAGTCAACGAATTGACGGAGAAGATTGCCAGCCTGAACAACATGATCGTTGAGGTTGAGTCTATCGGGCATACAGCCGGAGATTACAGGGACGAACGGGACAGATTGCTGCAACAACTGTCCGGTATAATCCAGGTTGAGATCCGGGAAGACGATTTTGGTTCTATCGACCTGTTTATCAGGGGAGTAAATGTGGTTCACAGGTCGGAGACGGTAAGCCTGGACATCCAGCAGAACGATGATGGTGAAACCGTGACGATGCAGGTGGTCCTGAAGGGGCAGCATGTCAGTCTCAACCTGGGAGAAGGGAGTCTTGCCGGTCTTCTGCATTCTCGTGATGGTTACGTGAACGATACACAGGAATCCCTGGACTACCTGGCAGCTTCTTTCATAGAGAGAGTCAACGAATTGCATAATTCTGGATGGAGTCCCGAGGGAAGCGGATTTGATTTTTTCCGTGGAACCGACGCTATGACGATAGATATCGCATATGCCATTGAGTCGAATCCTGGCATTGTAGCCAGCTCATATGATGGTACGGTCGGTGATAACTCTCTGGCGAATGATATAGTCGCTCTTTCGATCAATGGAATCTCGGAGGACGATCCATTCACATTCAATGAGAGGTACGGGTCTCTGGTAACCACGATCGGTATTCATGGTTCCAACGCGCAGGACATGTTGCGGAACAGTAATATGATCGTATCCAATCTTCAGCTGAGAAAAGAAAGCATAACTGGAGTCAGCCTGGACGAGGAACTCGTGAACCTGACCAGGTTCCAGCAGTCTTACGAGGCCGCTGCGAGAGTGATGACGGTCGTGGGTGAGATGATCGATTCAATACTGGACATGAGGTAG
- the flgA gene encoding flagellar basal body P-ring formation chaperone FlgA, with translation MSARSGIKTAMILAGAVTLLAQVAAAGGVFTLREEVEMDHSVVRLSDVVHEDIGDMKDVVLMETLPWGATKGLSRNFILNRTRSLDIELNGPVRVVLTRKMAERSAEIQKVLHARLAELFAGSKLGASVERLEIEFRNFPSRLMVPDGDYSLECRFPGNISGYRVISFTIRADDGYKRRFSTGCLFHVPVDCAVALRAIGRQEIVAREDIEWVEKDLASCYEMPVTRERDIYGMRVDRYVRCGDLIALSAMERVPDVAKGSAVLVEVSRGLMVVSANGISLEDGWMGDNILVRNKASGKIDKYRVIARGKVVPLTSSRKDS, from the coding sequence TTGTCAGCAAGAAGTGGAATAAAGACAGCCATGATCCTGGCAGGCGCAGTAACACTGCTGGCGCAGGTGGCGGCGGCGGGTGGAGTATTCACGCTTCGTGAAGAAGTCGAGATGGATCACTCTGTAGTCAGGTTGTCAGATGTCGTTCATGAAGACATCGGCGACATGAAGGATGTAGTCCTTATGGAGACTCTTCCGTGGGGGGCGACCAAAGGTCTTTCCAGGAATTTTATTCTCAACAGGACCCGTTCACTGGATATCGAACTGAATGGTCCGGTAAGAGTCGTCCTGACGAGAAAAATGGCGGAGAGAAGCGCTGAGATCCAGAAGGTCCTGCATGCAAGACTTGCTGAATTATTTGCCGGATCGAAGTTAGGCGCCAGTGTGGAAAGACTCGAGATCGAGTTCAGGAATTTCCCCTCCCGGCTGATGGTGCCTGATGGTGATTACAGCCTGGAGTGTCGTTTTCCGGGGAACATTTCCGGATACCGGGTCATCTCCTTCACGATTAGAGCGGATGACGGATATAAAAGAAGATTTTCTACCGGATGTCTGTTTCATGTCCCGGTCGATTGTGCCGTAGCTCTCAGAGCCATCGGCAGGCAGGAGATCGTGGCCCGGGAGGATATCGAATGGGTCGAGAAGGATCTCGCCTCCTGCTACGAGATGCCGGTGACACGGGAGAGAGATATTTACGGTATGCGCGTGGACAGGTATGTGAGATGTGGCGACCTGATTGCTCTCAGTGCCATGGAGAGGGTGCCGGATGTCGCGAAGGGAAGCGCCGTACTGGTCGAAGTCTCGCGCGGACTCATGGTAGTAAGCGCGAACGGTATATCACTTGAAGACGGGTGGATGGGGGACAATATCCTGGTCAGAAATAAGGCATCAGGCAAGATAGATAAATACAGGGTCATAGCCAGAGGGAAAGTGGTCCCACTTACCTCAAGCAGGAAGGATTCATGA
- a CDS encoding flagellar assembly protein FliW produces MKIKSSIFDEIEFDEKDIIVLDNGLIGIETLSRFILMDFADESAFHWLQSVDDPDMGFIVSEPTIFDGEYTFAIDPGLKEILSIEKDDDVVVMSIVTIRDHGNTITGNLLGPVVINASKRIGIQIVLDSDDYSSVTPLRKIEEEKTENESKVGCMA; encoded by the coding sequence ATGAAGATCAAGTCGTCCATCTTTGACGAGATTGAATTCGACGAGAAGGATATCATCGTCCTCGATAATGGGTTGATAGGGATCGAGACCCTTTCGAGATTCATTCTTATGGATTTCGCTGATGAATCGGCGTTCCACTGGCTGCAGTCAGTGGATGACCCTGATATGGGCTTTATCGTATCGGAGCCGACCATCTTTGACGGCGAATACACATTTGCTATTGATCCTGGACTGAAGGAAATACTCAGTATAGAGAAAGACGACGATGTCGTCGTTATGTCTATCGTGACGATCAGGGACCACGGAAACACGATCACCGGGAATCTCCTCGGTCCGGTCGTGATCAACGCGTCGAAACGGATCGGGATACAAATCGTCCTCGATTCAGACGATTACAGTTCGGTGACACCACTTAGAAAGATAGAAGAAGAAAAAACCGAGAATGAATCCAAGGTCGGATGTATGGCCTAG
- a CDS encoding flagellar hook-basal body protein, producing the protein MLKGISMAAKAMKNQTARHDMIANNLANVNTTGFKKDIAVFQQMDTLQGEKDTLVRVAVSYEQGPVTRTDRPLDLAIQGEGFFVVDTDAGERYTRAGAFMVDSDGFLVTLDGDLLSGGISVPPGNIDITREGLVRVDGATMGEVRVVTFDEISRLEKAGSGLLKAPEDLSPTDLGAEDKIVLSGFLESSNVEVVTEMTEMITALKAYEISQKALKSEDEILKLLTGTVGRIG; encoded by the coding sequence ATGCTTAAAGGTATCTCGATGGCCGCGAAGGCAATGAAAAATCAGACAGCCAGACACGATATGATCGCCAATAACCTGGCGAATGTAAACACGACTGGATTCAAGAAAGATATCGCGGTGTTCCAGCAGATGGACACTCTGCAGGGAGAGAAGGATACACTGGTGAGAGTCGCTGTTTCATACGAGCAGGGTCCGGTCACAAGGACCGACAGGCCTCTTGACCTTGCTATTCAGGGCGAAGGATTTTTCGTAGTAGATACGGATGCGGGAGAACGATATACAAGGGCCGGGGCCTTCATGGTGGATTCCGATGGATTTCTCGTGACTCTCGACGGAGATCTGCTGTCCGGCGGCATAAGTGTACCTCCCGGGAATATCGATATTACGAGAGAAGGATTGGTCAGGGTAGATGGCGCAACGATGGGAGAGGTACGAGTTGTCACGTTTGACGAGATCTCAAGGCTTGAGAAGGCGGGGTCCGGGCTTCTAAAGGCTCCGGAAGATCTCTCGCCGACCGATCTCGGGGCGGAGGACAAGATTGTCCTTTCAGGGTTCCTGGAGAGCAGCAATGTGGAGGTAGTGACTGAGATGACCGAGATGATCACAGCCTTGAAGGCTTATGAGATATCACAGAAAGCGCTGAAATCCGAGGATGAGATACTCAAACTTCTCACGGGGACTGTGGGCAGGATAGGATAA